ACGAGGTTACCGCATCCAGAGCGATGTCACTGGCAGTGAGCAGGCGGCTCAAAGTTGACGAAGCGGATATCAGGGAGATGTATCGGAAAAAATACCATGAGACCAGCTCCGTCACGGTTCGCCACATCCTTTTTTCTGTGAAGAAGAACGCCTCGGATCTGGAGATAAAAAACGCCAGGGAAAAAGCCGTTAAACTGTTGGCCCGGATAAGGAACGGAAAACCGTTTGAGGAGGCCGCCGTGGAGTTTTCCGAGGATGCCGTGACAGCCGCCAAGGGAGGATATCTGGGGACCTTCAGCGAAGGTGAACTTCTGCCGGAGTTGGAGAAGGTTATAAGCCAGATGGCCCCCGGAGAAATTGCCGGCCCGGTCCGGACAGCAGCAGGTTTTCACCTGGTTCAGCTTATCAAAAGAGAAACCGTTCAACCGCCTGCCTTTGATGACGTACGCAAAGATCTTGTCGAAAAGTGGAAAAAAGGCAGGAGGGAGCCTGAACTAAAGAAATGGCTTGGCGAACTCAGGGAAAAATATTACGTCGAGATCTTTCCGGATGATAAACAACTGTGAGCCGAGGCGATTCACCTCCTGAACGCCTGCGGCTTGACCTGTACCTTAAACGATCCCACCTGGTTAAAAGAAGGCCCCTTGCGGCCATCCTCTGCAAAAACGACCACATCAAGGTTGACGGCCGACAGGCAATGCCTGGAAAAGCTGTCTTTGTGGGAAACCGTATTGAGGTCAGGTACGCCAGAAAGCTGCTTTTAGTGAAGGTAACCGGGCTCCCGGCTGACGCCCGGCGGGGCCAGGACTGCTATGAGGTCATCTCTTCGGAAAACCTGGATGATGACCTCTTCTAGATAGAAATATAACTCGCGTGAGGAACACCTCAATCTTTATCGCAGAGGACCGCAAAGAGCGCCTATCACAGGGTTTCCTCTGCGGCACTCCGCGTTAAAGGAATTATCACCTTAATCCTTACCACGGGCACCAAGGAACTTCTTGACCTTCGATTCCCGCACAAGGGGCCAATCGCACCTCATGCAGCGGTCGGCTTCCTCCCTCGCGCTCATCTCTGTGAATCCACCATAGACCTCGTCAAATGATTTTGTCTCCCGTGCTTCCTTGTTCAGCAGCTGTCGCCGTCTTTGCCTTTTGTCCAGGCTGTCCGGGTAGTTGGACCATGGGCGCATGATTCTTCTGTTTCGATAACGGATGCTGATCTCAGGTTCACCCATGAG
This genomic interval from bacterium BMS3Abin14 contains the following:
- the surA_2 gene encoding chaperone SurA precursor; the protein is MFRKSLLAGAAILLLFSLPANAGDRVVARVGQRAITSRDVRYFQKENQDLPFPKALQALVKQRLILAWAADNGVRINDNELKNIITSIRKNNSLTEDQFAIALSREGTTRTTFMERVRDEVTASRAMSLAVSRRLKVDEADIREMYRKKYHETSSVTVRHILFSVKKNASDLEIKNAREKAVKLLARIRNGKPFEEAAVEFSEDAVTAAKGGYLGTFSEGELLPELEKVISQMAPGEIAGPVRTAAGFHLVQLIKRETVQPPAFDDVRKDLVEKWKKGRREPELKKWLGELREKYYVEIFPDDKQL